The Chanos chanos chromosome 3, fChaCha1.1, whole genome shotgun sequence genome segment CTCAAGACACTGCAGTTAATTTCTGCTTGTCCTTTAATAATTGATAAAAATCgagatataaaaataaatgggCACAAGTGGGCACGCCGAAGAGCAAATCTCTCAATATTTCCTCGGGCGGATAGGCACGTACAAGTGACAGTACACTGCTCCCTAGTGGGTATATGCAATATTGACTTAATGTATCTTGTCCAACGGATCTTATTATCGTTGACATGGCTTGCACTCACGTCTTAGTCATGTATGACAATCGATGTTTGTGACGCAAGTCAATAGAAGCTGAGGGGCACCAATAATTCCTTCTTCGTTATTGCACTGCGGCTCTTTCAGTCAGTGCTGCCGATCCATCGTGTGTCGCCAGGTAGGTCTCATTAATGAAACATCTGTTGACAAAAATAGGGAACATATAAAATCACGCTTAGTATGTACTGCAACCCTTAATAGGAAAATCACTAAATAACTGTTCTGTGCTTTAAGAATTCCAAATATCACCATGAATTACTCGCATATTCACAATCACCAGAATACACTGCCCAATACACtcatctcattgtttttttttctttctacagaacaacaacagaagTCATCAAACCaccacaaaaaataaagaatggTAACACCAGAAAATGAGTGTCTCCCTCTCAGTCCTGCCCAAGAAGAGAAGAACACACAAGGATCAGCAGTGGTATacttctgtgtctctttttaaaccaaacaaaatcCTATTACAAATGGTCTGAAAATCCAGTGAAATCTCTCAAATGGTGAGAAATAAGTGAGAGGACCTAAAACAGCCATGTTTGTAGGGCAGGAGGAATGTGGAGGTCACGCAGGTGTCAGAGGAGTTCTTTTTTCCTGTGGATGAGAGACAAGAGAAGGAAAGTGAGAATAGATGTCGTGGGGGCAGCGTGAAGAGCAGCCGAAATCCTGGCCCCTCTGGTCAGACACAATGCATTAGGTGTAGGTGAGACTGATGACCTCCTGTCTATGCTATagtgtgtggtattttgaaaTTTCTTGTTACAGTTAAACATTGTGATAATATTAATCATTTCAGGGGTTTTATAAATAATGAAGAGGATGGTCAAGTCTGCTCACCTGAGAACAGGACCACAGATGGTACACAGATTGACAGAATTTCAATTCAAACTCATAATCTGATGTGTAACAATAAAGCTTTGAAATTTGCTCATCGAGTCAGTTAGTCATTCGTTCTATCATCCACTTATCCCTTGTTTAGACAGAGTGAATGGTGTGATATCAGGGTCACCACAGTTGACAGTGTATACACGCAGTACAGAGGAGGAGTCTGAGGTGGTGAGTCATGTCATGAGTGAACTTTATAATATTGGTATTTTGTAATGATGTTTTCATTTCGTGACATATCTAGTAAAACATcaatctctgtttatttatttatttgtttgtttattttccagaCTTTTAAACCGACCCAGAAAAATATCACATCCGTTCATCTCCAAGGTGAAGGCTATCTACATGTAAATGCATTAACATATATATCTTATTTTACTAATATGTATTCTGAACTCAACAAGATTATTGACGATGCAGAAGTTAGTCACAAAATGCTTGCATCATGTAGTCATCACccctaatctttttttttttttgtaaaacttttgaaaagataaaaaacatAGTGACTTACAATGTCATTTATATGCTTATTGCGCTTTATCCTTGCACAGCATTTGTGTAATGTCTACTGGGAATTATAAATAGAACGTACAACGTAAGTGCAGCATGTCTGCGTAAATCTACTGATGTGACGTACGATTTGTCAAAGTTTGTAACCTCTGCTTTGATAAGGAACGAGTGTGTCAGGTCCCCACATCACGAAGTTAAAAGACAAGGACAGGAGTATGGTGAGTCACTATCCATTGTCAAGTCCTGAATTGTAATCAAGTGACTATGGTTCTCCTGAGTTATGCACCTGCCTTTCTCTATTCACTGCATATCTTCATGATATTTTACTGAATGTCAGGAGATGTGTCATCAGGAGGAGTGTTTAAAGATGACTACAAATATGCAATTCCTCCATTACCTTAGTAATGTTGGTCACATATAAGAGATTGGATGTGGTAGATAAatgactctgtgtctctctgcaaaGTCTCTACCGCATCTAAGAAgttgatacatttttttcctgttttcagctTCCATCAAGGCAGTTCAGTGAAGGATATGAAGCAGCTTTTCTCAGAAACAGATGCAGTAAGCTCCATTTGTGATCTGTTTATACTTCAGTTAACCATGCAAAACATCTAATCAACTGGCCATTAAATCTTAAAACCTTCCCTCAAATCCCTTAAGAGTGTTCCATCCCAGTTTCAAAGATAATTAAGCATAATGAAGTAACATGTAATGTAAAATGGGTCTATACAGTGACCCTCTCTGGCTTGTATCAGTGTCTCGCTTTGCTCATTATTTCAGTGAAAGATACTGAGAAAAGGTCAGGTCCACCTTCATTGACCTCGCCTGCAGAAAACCTGAGAGATGTGCTTtaccagaaaacaaaacatgttttggatTATACATTGACAGACTTGAAAAAGAAACCACCCGGTGAGTCATTTTCACAGTATTAAATGATCACTTAGGCGGACCACAAGCAAACAAGCGAACAGGTCCAATACTCAGCTAGCATCTCTCAAAATGTGTCTGTCATCTCCTGCACAGTGAACACAACCTCTAGTCATTTTTGATCTAGTCAGAATTTGTCACCAGTGTGCTTTGGAATCACCACCCTGCtgctgtttatatttatgtgagAAATGTGGTATTGTGCAGGGAATGCTGTGAAATCCCTTTGATTTTATTAAACTGTACTGAACAATATTACTGATCTACTTCAGCTGCCTACAATCATTCTCAGCATGTGAGAACATCACCTGTTATGTGCTACAGTTCATACCTACCCCCAATAAGCTACGTAAAGGTAAGGAATAAAACATAACATCATGATGtaagaggaacacacacacacctacaacacatgcacatgcatatgcacacacatacacacacacacacacatatgcgcacatacactcacagatgataacccagttttttttccatatagaGACAAGAGCGTTCACTCATGGAGACCACAGAGTTCAGGAAAGATGGGGGTGAGTTTATTAGCGTATTTTTCCGTTCTCATAACCATTACAGGTCAGTGACAGACGCAACAAGCAATTTTTGTAAAGTCATGCATACTATTTCGTTGTGTAGGACATCAGCCTTTATTCCAGACGAAGATCACTGGAGGCCTGATAAGCAGTGATGGTGGCAATAGCAGcgattcactctctcacatgctcAGAGTAAAAGAGGCGTGTAATCAGTGAGAACTCTGAATCTCAGTCAGAAAGCACTGAGGGGAAGTTTTAGAATCATCCGCTAGTCATGACATAGGCTACAAATATTGTCACAAGGGGGCAGTGTAGCACCATCTGTTGTTACTTTCCTCAGTGTTCTATGCATTACAGTTAGGGTattaaaaagttaaataaaaggCCATATTTTGGTGACTGAATAGCTCTCATTGTGAATATAAAAATACAGATAGTAATGTTGCAGACTGGGGCTTGATTAGGGCAAGTAAGTGTCTGGAGTACTTTTTGACTTCTTTATGACTTTGCCACAGTTTCAAAGAGTGAAATGAACTTTTCTGACCTGTCTTAAATCTCTAGAACTCCTCATTTCCCATGCCACAGAGGGATGCTGACAAGAGTGGACCTCCAGTTTGCAGAAAGAGCTCTACTATTATCAGAGAGGTCAGTCTGGGAAGACAGGCCCTGTTgattcctttcttttctcaccGTTTAACTATACAGGACTCATACTTAAAGCTCTTCCATAACAGAGGACAGATTAATGTCATGTGAAAAGGTTGTCTACCTAACTTTATCAAACAGGAGAGGAAGAGGCGTTACTATGAGGAGCTGAGTCAGCAGGTGGAGGAAAGGAGACAGCGAACTGTGCGGGATAGGAAGCAAGACACCATTGCCGAACAGATAGTGAGTCACCTACACAATCTGGCAAATGAAAGCATGATATAAATAATGTATCCTTCCTGCATACATGCATCGTTCTAAAGAGTGAAATTTCTGTGTGCGCCATGTTAACATCTTTAGTGAGGTGAATTTGATTGGcatgtatattgtgtgtgcatACTCGTCATTGTGaagtcttttttgtgtttgtagcaTAATGAGACAATGCAGTATTGTATCTGGGGGAAGCCAGGAGGTGGAGCTCCTAATTTTCACCTTGGCACTGTGAGAAGGGCAAAGTTCAATTCTGCAGGAATTGTGCCTCAGGAGCAGGTTGGAGCTCTCAGTAAAACATACACTGTACTCTTTCTGTCCATGGAACTGTTTCACTAACAAATGGCACATTAGTGCCTTTGAAATGACCTTTCAGACGGAGTTATAACTTGTTAATATAATTCGGCTCATCTCACCTGTACAAACATTAAGTATAAAATCAGCGTAGGCTTCTCTTAACCGAACGCTTGACAGTTCTCCTCCCCTTTTCACAGCTTCGGTATAAAGGTTTTTCTGGCGTTCCATTTCGTCTACGAGTCAAATGAAGATCGCTTTTGGATGTCCCTCCGGGCATTTTAGCTCCAATTAAATCAGTGAGCAGTGCGAACATAACATTTGGTTTCGATTCATTTTGTAGCCGAGCTATTCCTAATGCAGTCATAGTCTTATGCTCTAAAATTAAGATTTAGCACACAGTGGATGTTCATGTgatttttattgatttacaCTTATATGTattagaaaaatatttttatagtACAGACCTGATTATCAAATGAATAAGTGCATATTATTAATGTGCTTTACATAACAAAGTCCTTTGAGGACCTTTTAATGTCAGCGGTTTAAGATTTTCATAAGATattctgtgtatctgtattcAGTGCTGCAGGAGGATCTGCAACTAGCACAGAAAACACTTTGAAACAGCCACATTGAACAGccaacatgtacacacacccacacacacacacacacacacacacagttttaatacaGTGGAGTATTAATGTTGTGACCATCTGCCTGTTAATTTAGCCTGATAATGGTGGAGTAATTGATATGTAAAGAATGGAAGGGTGCATTGATTGGTTCAAAGAATGTCATATCAAATAAAGGTTAGCTTCAGAACATGTATACAGGCACCACTGGTAGGACTGAGATAAGGACCCTGTCATGTACAAAAACTGAGACATTTCATTTATCACTTGGCCTTTTTAACAGCCAGCCATCCATGATGAGTCACACTTTAATCGCATTCAGCATGGTCACTCTCGCTCTAAAATGAAAACACCCTTTTTTAAGATGGATCTTGTGGgaggacaattttttttttgaaaaagtaaaatgtcAAAGCTGTCGTATGCACTGATGTGAAATGATGTCATGTTTGAAAACCTTGGCATGGCTGAAGTTAAGTCTGGGTAAACGCGATTCAGGATAGAccaatacaaaataaaagaataaaacatttcaaactgtaAAGTTTTTGCAGTTAATTTATTATATTGATGCAATAGTACGTAAGTTATTTCAGTGTGTAAGAAAACACGCATTTaaagcaaatgtttttctttaaaaaactaTCAAAGGCATGCTGACTATGCAGAAGGATCATTGTTAGTTGTGCAAGGCAAAAGGGACCATCTGACATCAATGCAGAGGAGGACTGAGTCAGACACTGTAATTGTATGGCTGAATTGCTATGCTGTTGGTGTATTTAATTGAGACAGATTCAGTGCTTTTATCATCAGCGTGGGCCCAGTTTTAGAGAACTGCCATGCTGTCTTGTCCAAGAAGCTAGTAATTAGTGCAGCTGGAGTTTGAAAGTGCATGCCAAACACTATGATTAAAAAGCAAGATGCCCGACTATATAATTGTGACTGTAAATGCATTATAATCAATTGCTAACTAAAACTAGTCTATCCTCTCATGAATATAATAGATTCACTCAATCTCTGTACAGTAATACTTGCCTGAAGAAATGTATCCAGAGGTAATGTCCCATGTCACAGTAGGATTTGGGGGTTGATCGTGGAtggatgcatacacacaaacgttGTAAACTTTCAACTTTCCCttatataactgtgtggatgCACATTTCATTGTTAATAAGTTGGTATTTCATCAATACTGAGTATCAAGGCTAACCAGTGTCTTGAAAAACACTGGATTACTGCCGATATACTGCAATCATACATTACGAAGTTGCGTGCCATGTGCCACGTCGACTTATTTTCAAGTTTACTCTTTCTATTTTGCCAACATATCTGCCCCAAGAAACGAGTAAGTCTCTCAATATGGTGATTTAAAGGTTAATTCGCATTCCGTTAACTGGTTACGTAATGACGTCAAACCTATACTGTGTCTCCCAGCTGGGCCCTTTGCACTTCGGACATTAGTGAGGAGCTGCGCAGCAGACTCGGCTAGACAACTTTTCACGGACAACCGCCAAATCTAACAAAATGGGAAACTGTCAAGTGGGTGCTTTTTTCAGTCTATTATGAAGGAGATTACGAAAACACTTATTCTTGTTGTTTCGTTGTTGTGTAATCACTGACACGCTATAGCCTATGGATGACGTTGCCAGTAGTCCATCTTcgagagaataaaaaaataccATTCATTTTAACGGGAAGATAGAGTAGATGGATTTTGATGgtgtgacaagaaaaaaatagacatacAGCAGATTCCTGTTTTCTCTACTAAATATATCTCTCGGATGAGAAATAAAACGTTACCCAGGTTAACACACGACTTTTACTTTGCTCTagtttttctttcgttctttttttctctaaagcGAACGATCTCATTTTGCGCAACATCGCACGTTAGGAATTTAAAAAACCGTCTCAATTTAGTATACTTTCTAATTCATGCAATGCATGTGACATTGTAAGTTCAAGACAGGAGGAAGCGGCCACTCCTCTGCGGAATTCGTCACAATCCCGTTAGCTGAGTGTAAACGATGAATGAGTCCAGGCTAAACAGAGGAACGGAGTAAGGCTGTTTCAGGATGGGGGTGGGAGCTGCGcagatttgtttctgttttgtcaatAGAGGGGCTTCCATCAGAGACTGCACCCATGCTCTAGTTTGGTTAGTGCCGTAGCTGCGCGGAATGCAAAGACAGCCATGTCATTTTATACACGCTACGCCTCTCTCCATTCTATGTAATTCAGCTATTCTTCTATAAGAATGTTGTAAAGACCAGTGCCAGTAAAATATAAGCAACGTATTACAAATCCAATTTGCAGCATGCATATTTATAATAAGTACTGGAATTTTATTCATATATTAATCTAACCATATGAACCTCTCCCAATACAGCCTACAATTGTTCCATACGATGATTTTGATGTTGTAGCCGACATCAAAGCTATCCGTAAAGCCTGCAAAGGGCTTGGTGAGTTGTTCAGTTTTATTGTACATCATGTTTTCGTTTACCGtttcacacacaggcaaataaatgtgttgggtttttttcgtCCCATGGAAGTACTCTGAAATGCCAAAGGGAGCCGTAAAGAAGTTGATATCTATGGATGTTGTCACTGTACGAGACAGTTTATGTCATGTCATGTGTTATTTTTCCAGGAACTGATGAACAAGCGATCATTGACATATTGGCTAACCGCTCCGCCGATCAGCGCATGGAGATAAAACAAGCATACTTTGAGAAATATGATGATGTAAGCATTCATCATGTTAATGCACGATCCTGTTTGATATTGAAAATTGATGTTTTTGtcagtattttattttctcagagtGAAGTTTGATACTAAACTTGAAGCTAAACAGCAAACTAAAACCTCACCTCatatcattcattttgtttactgATGCATAATAACTACTTCAGACACACTATAAATTGAGTCTTATTTTGAAAGGTTTGTATcctctgtgtgttcactacAGGAGCTAGTGGAGGTGCTAAAGAGTGAGCTGTCAGGGAACTTTGAAAAGGCCATCATTGCCATGTTGGATCCCCCTCACATTTTTGCTGTGAAAGAGCTCAGAAAGGCCATGAAAGGAGCAGGCACTGATGAAGCTGTTCTTGTGGAAATACTCTGCACAGCCACCAATGCTGTATGTGCTTAtttaacataaatacaaaaccCCCTACAGTCCGTATTCAGCCAACCAGACACATAGGTTGTTGGATGGTTACACTTATATGACACTGTGCTGTTTATGTGTAGTCCACATTATTGTCCTGCATTTACAGTGGtctgtcattcttttttatACAGGAGATTGTTACTTACAAAGAAACTTACCTCCAAGGTAACGATTTTATCAACGATTTATTGTTCTCACTGACCCTTTATCACAAATTTCAGAATTTCAAAACTTGTATTTCAAAAGTTCCTGGACTTTGTGTGGTGTTTCCTCCCAGCCTTGATTGCAAGAAACAGTGATTAACATTGAAAGATGACGCTTTCCGAACTTTTGTCCATTGGCTTATATCAGTGTTTAAAGGGAACTCCCTTGCCCTTGAGACATCttccttcaaaaacaaaatcaggaaGCCAGCTGGCTTGTGATTATGTTTCAGCTTTGGtgacctttctctctgactAATCACTATGAAAAATTCTGCTACTGCCCAGATTCTGGAAATATTTGACAAATTCGCCAGTCCATGGAgatttgcatgtctgtgtaactTTGTATATGACAAAATATCTGTAACAGTATGCAGTTTGAATTCCAATAATACTggtcatctctctgtttctgtctgttctttccTCTGCTTTGCATCTAAACTCTTTGGGTTTTAGTCCATGAGAGGGATCTGGAGGCAGACATTGAAGGAGACACAAGTGGGGATGTGAAGAGGCTGCTCATCATGCTccttcaggtaaaaaaaaacccctccttAGTCAAACTTCATATAGACTCTAGACATCTTGTAATATCTTGAGTGAAATCAAGGTCAGACTGCCTGTTTGTATCTGATGCTCCTCCCCTTTCCCTTTGGACTCAGCAACAGTCACCACAGGCTTTCAGAGGACTCTTGTTTAACTAGCTAAGTACAGGCTGGATGTAATAACATGAGTAAGTCATTTGGGTATGTTTCCCTTCTCTGTGTGGACAGtaaaaattctctttctctttctctcctgcaggGCACCAGAGATGAAAGTGAAGACGTGGATGAGGCCCTGGCTGAGCAGgatgctgtctctctgtttgaggTATGATGCTTTATTCAGTCTAAATGCTAGCGAGTGTTGTTGCTTTTTTACACATGTGTCTTATTTGTCCATAACTGTTTTGGCTTCCTGCAGGC includes the following:
- the anxa13 gene encoding annexin A13, whose protein sequence is MGNCQPTIVPYDDFDVVADIKAIRKACKGLGTDEQAIIDILANRSADQRMEIKQAYFEKYDDELVEVLKSELSGNFEKAIIAMLDPPHIFAVKELRKAMKGAGTDEAVLVEILCTATNAEIVTYKETYLQVHERDLEADIEGDTSGDVKRLLIMLLQGTRDESEDVDEALAEQDAVSLFEAGEGRFGTDESTFSYILANRNYLQLQATFKAYEAISGTEILDAIENETSGTLKDCYITLVRVAKNPQLFFARRLNAAMKGAGTDEDTLIRIIVCRSEIDLETIKDMYLEKYDVSLKDALSSECSGDFKRLLLAICH